The proteins below are encoded in one region of Sedimentibacter sp. zth1:
- a CDS encoding glycosyltransferase produces the protein MSLFRKTDKNSENTILDVLVNPNRDRRLLSNVPDPDSHRTNNDRRWVDSKAVYELEKKKYVKQVQEGIRYICSYDIEVTCINNDKSKNIFICKSLNISATGMLIKIIDKKDMKTIQNAKKVIFKFEIIPGSMPEGYEMKVKQSVIFVRINEIGENNIECGVKFKIPLSIYAKRRRGAFTLILSSLMLFFVTLFILLMRVESVLYFEFNKFFYLYSIIAAVFLLSRYFFGSLYREAKVDINFTPGVTIIIPCFNEEEWIQKTILSCVNQDYPVDNLEIIVVDDYSSDKSVEKIIETIDILHKESERFKTKTRVKYVVQDKNKGKRDALARGVMLAKHELVVFVDSDSFLDPFAIRNLVQPFKDPKMGGVSGRTDVANTYTNTLTKMQSVRYYIAFRIMKAAESYFDAVTCLSGPLSCYKKSIVIEHMDEWLNQKFLRQRATFGDDRSMTNFVLRKHRTCYQDSAICQTIVPNKYKVFLKQQMRWKRSWLRESIIASGFMWKKEPFMAIFFYMGIIVPIAAPIVVLYNLFFVPIVNKVFPLTFIVGILMMSMMMSVTQLFLKRSSTWIFGILFCLYYEAVLLWQMPIAWFTFWKTTWGTRMTPEDVKALKKKEKIKNRGKSKYGN, from the coding sequence ATGAGTTTATTTAGAAAAACGGACAAAAATAGTGAAAATACAATTTTAGATGTTTTGGTAAATCCAAATCGTGATAGGAGATTACTTTCGAATGTCCCTGATCCTGATAGCCATAGAACTAATAATGATAGAAGATGGGTTGACAGTAAAGCTGTATATGAGCTTGAAAAAAAGAAGTATGTAAAACAAGTGCAGGAGGGTATTAGATATATATGTTCTTATGATATTGAAGTAACTTGTATCAATAATGATAAATCCAAAAATATTTTTATTTGTAAGAGTTTAAATATTTCTGCAACAGGTATGCTTATCAAAATTATTGATAAAAAAGATATGAAAACAATACAAAATGCTAAAAAGGTAATCTTTAAGTTTGAGATAATACCTGGTTCGATGCCCGAAGGTTATGAAATGAAGGTAAAACAATCTGTTATTTTTGTAAGAATTAACGAAATTGGTGAAAATAATATAGAATGTGGTGTGAAATTTAAGATACCATTATCAATATATGCAAAAAGAAGACGTGGTGCATTTACTTTGATTTTATCTTCATTAATGTTATTTTTTGTAACGTTATTTATTTTGCTTATGAGGGTAGAGAGCGTTTTGTATTTTGAGTTCAATAAATTTTTCTATCTCTATAGTATTATAGCGGCAGTGTTTTTACTTAGTAGATATTTTTTTGGTTCTTTGTATAGGGAAGCAAAGGTTGATATTAATTTTACTCCAGGAGTAACCATTATTATACCTTGCTTTAATGAGGAAGAATGGATTCAAAAAACAATATTAAGTTGCGTCAATCAAGATTATCCCGTTGATAATCTTGAAATTATAGTTGTAGATGATTACTCTTCTGATAAATCGGTAGAAAAAATAATAGAGACAATAGATATTTTGCATAAAGAGTCTGAGAGATTTAAGACAAAGACAAGAGTGAAATATGTAGTACAGGATAAAAATAAAGGTAAAAGAGATGCTCTAGCAAGAGGTGTTATGCTCGCTAAACATGAACTAGTTGTTTTTGTAGATTCGGATAGCTTTTTAGATCCATTTGCAATTAGAAATTTGGTTCAACCATTTAAAGATCCTAAAATGGGCGGGGTATCAGGTAGAACTGATGTAGCAAATACTTATACAAATACATTAACAAAAATGCAATCTGTAAGGTATTATATTGCTTTTAGGATAATGAAAGCCGCAGAATCTTATTTTGATGCTGTAACTTGTTTATCAGGTCCACTTTCATGTTATAAAAAATCCATAGTTATTGAGCATATGGATGAGTGGCTAAATCAAAAATTTCTTCGTCAAAGAGCGACTTTTGGAGATGACAGAAGTATGACAAATTTTGTACTTCGTAAGCACAGAACATGTTATCAAGATTCTGCTATATGTCAGACTATTGTTCCAAATAAATATAAGGTGTTTTTAAAACAGCAAATGAGGTGGAAAAGGTCATGGTTGAGAGAATCAATCATTGCATCTGGTTTTATGTGGAAAAAAGAACCTTTTATGGCTATATTCTTTTATATGGGTATAATAGTTCCAATTGCTGCTCCAATTGTAGTATTGTATAATTTATTCTTTGTTCCTATAGTTAATAAAGTTTTTCCTTTGACTTTTATTGTTGGAATTTTAATGATGTCTATGATGATGAGTGTAACTCAATTATTCCTTAAAAGAAGCTCAACTTGGATATTTGGAATACTATTTTGCCTGTATTATGAAGCCGTTCTATTGTGGCAAATGCCAATTGCATGGTTTACATTTTGGAAAACAACTTGGGGAACTCGTATGACCCCTGAGGATGTAAAAGCACTTAAGAAAAAAGAAAAGATTAAAAATAGAGGAAAGTCAAAATATGGCAATTAA
- a CDS encoding polysaccharide deacetylase family protein yields MIEKFINSRKIFVYIFCIIVIIVISLLCFFRYENNKYKITGEIVETVNLNDGTEERIKKTKENLTKDLGQANIIDISEKSDKKIEIVFEGLPDRKIVYEIIKLLEKHNTKATFFVSGIQTAEDYETVKIIINAGHKIGNYTLKATKFMDKLDSESIIQDFARASSIIYNASGVEPEILKCNATNYSDEILDITKALGINDVVDTNYILDINSFNSLDAAQGYVDNLKKGSIVSVKLNELIDKTEYISLKKDEIPVQDSSNSSNVETDNKTQEKSIIDTVSMLLTAIDNTNYKELYEQLRISNNGKKASPISEIRTTKRAVSFMFYGLGEVENSSEFNGIVENLNKLDAKATFFVTTDEIKNNTASIQKLIETGHEIGIAVLVNNRFDYYEACYQIETAKELLKEKFKYETNIILQPWSEIKNETLEAASANSMKVIKYDSGLKLENKAETNAEKVIKSTFAPNVKALKRGQSILCRMNYFDDEELLINSICMMATSKTTYPIRTISEILNDEKNIYSYPVQEDKILSSLKNTIYPGQLSDKQDDYINKIFKYYIGNPFVKNVNKLPGFNESEIVLLDKTGKIPNDDNTVFLTFDDWGSDIAIDKILSVLKKHNVKASFFVRTNYVEQNPNLLRAIAMEGHDIGSHSNEHLTLSNYIQSENKYVTLTDDQTEIFIDDIVKSYNILQNIVGDVVINDIPLLTLYFRPPTLAVSYIGLKTVFDCGYKYSISGDFSTGDYEAKSVEQLLSVLQNGLYSEGGYLLQSIESGSIIVMHMSDESKYTAQALDLYLTANEQKSYDDPTKFKFAKLSDYLH; encoded by the coding sequence ATGATAGAAAAATTTATAAATTCAAGAAAAATATTCGTATATATATTTTGTATCATAGTAATTATTGTAATCTCATTGCTTTGTTTTTTTAGATATGAAAACAATAAATACAAAATAACTGGAGAAATAGTAGAAACAGTAAATTTGAATGATGGTACAGAAGAAAGAATAAAAAAAACAAAAGAAAATTTAACTAAAGATTTAGGACAAGCTAATATAATTGATATATCAGAAAAAAGTGATAAAAAGATTGAAATTGTATTTGAGGGCTTGCCAGATAGAAAAATTGTATACGAGATAATTAAATTACTAGAAAAGCATAACACTAAGGCAACTTTTTTTGTTTCAGGAATTCAAACTGCAGAAGACTATGAAACAGTAAAAATTATTATTAATGCAGGTCATAAAATTGGTAACTATACTTTAAAAGCAACTAAGTTCATGGACAAGCTTGATAGTGAAAGTATAATACAGGATTTTGCTAGAGCAAGTAGCATAATATACAACGCGAGTGGTGTTGAGCCTGAAATTCTTAAATGTAATGCTACTAATTATTCTGATGAAATATTAGATATAACAAAGGCATTGGGTATAAATGATGTCGTTGATACTAATTATATTCTTGATATAAATAGTTTTAATTCATTAGATGCTGCACAAGGATACGTTGATAACCTAAAAAAAGGAAGTATTGTTTCTGTAAAATTAAATGAGCTTATAGATAAAACTGAGTATATATCTCTAAAAAAAGATGAAATACCTGTTCAAGATTCAAGTAATAGCTCAAATGTAGAGACAGATAATAAAACACAAGAAAAATCAATCATAGATACTGTTAGTATGTTGCTAACAGCGATAGATAATACTAATTATAAAGAACTATATGAGCAACTCAGAATATCAAATAATGGTAAAAAAGCATCTCCAATTAGTGAAATAAGAACAACGAAAAGGGCTGTTTCTTTTATGTTTTATGGTTTAGGAGAAGTTGAAAACAGTTCGGAATTCAACGGTATTGTAGAAAATTTAAATAAATTAGATGCTAAAGCTACATTTTTTGTTACAACAGATGAAATAAAAAATAATACTGCTAGTATACAAAAGCTAATTGAAACTGGGCATGAAATAGGGATTGCAGTTTTAGTAAATAATAGATTTGATTATTATGAAGCATGTTATCAAATTGAAACAGCAAAGGAATTACTAAAAGAGAAATTTAAATATGAGACAAATATAATACTACAACCATGGTCTGAAATAAAAAATGAGACATTAGAAGCAGCTTCTGCTAATTCTATGAAGGTAATAAAATATGATTCGGGTTTAAAATTAGAAAATAAGGCAGAAACAAATGCTGAAAAAGTTATAAAAAGTACATTTGCGCCAAATGTTAAGGCGCTTAAAAGAGGACAAAGTATTTTGTGTAGGATGAATTATTTTGATGATGAAGAGCTTTTAATTAATTCTATATGCATGATGGCTACTTCAAAAACAACTTATCCTATAAGAACAATAAGCGAGATTTTAAACGATGAAAAAAATATATATAGTTATCCAGTTCAAGAAGATAAAATATTATCTAGCTTAAAAAATACGATTTATCCAGGGCAATTATCAGATAAACAAGATGATTATATAAATAAAATATTTAAGTATTATATAGGCAATCCTTTTGTAAAAAATGTGAATAAGCTGCCTGGTTTTAATGAAAGTGAAATTGTATTGCTAGATAAGACTGGAAAGATACCAAATGATGATAATACAGTTTTTTTAACATTTGACGACTGGGGTTCGGATATAGCTATAGATAAAATATTAAGTGTTTTGAAGAAACATAATGTAAAAGCTAGTTTCTTTGTTAGAACAAACTATGTAGAGCAAAATCCAAATCTTTTAAGAGCGATAGCAATGGAAGGACATGACATAGGAAGTCACAGTAATGAACATTTAACGTTGTCAAATTATATTCAATCAGAAAACAAATATGTGACCTTAACAGATGATCAAACGGAGATATTTATAGATGATATAGTAAAATCCTATAATATTTTGCAAAATATCGTAGGAGATGTTGTTATAAATGACATACCTTTATTAACTTTATATTTTAGACCGCCTACTTTGGCAGTAAGTTATATTGGTTTGAAAACAGTATTTGATTGTGGTTATAAATATTCTATTTCAGGAGATTTTTCAACTGGAGATTATGAAGCTAAAAGTGTTGAGCAATTACTTAGTGTTCTACAAAATGGGTTATATTCAGAAGGTGGATATTTACTACAATCAATTGAATCAGGCAGTATAATCGTTATGCATATGTCTGATGAGAGTAAGTATACAGCACAAGCATTGGATTTATATTTAACGGCTAATGAACAAAAATCTTATGATGATCCAACAAAATTTAAATTTGCAAAGTTGAGTGATTATCTACATTAG